The following are from one region of the Prevotella sp. HUN102 genome:
- a CDS encoding dCMP deaminase family protein: MMDRKQTLLDNRYLRMARVWAENSYCKRRQVGALVVKDKMIISDGYNGTPSGFENMCEDENDITKPYVLHAEANAITKLARSGNNSEGSTLYVTASPCIECAKLIIQSGIKRVVYAEKYRLTDGIDLLRRANIEVEYLNLEDNESEQD; the protein is encoded by the coding sequence ATGATGGACAGAAAACAGACACTGCTCGACAACCGATACCTGCGTATGGCACGTGTATGGGCGGAAAACTCTTACTGCAAACGCCGGCAGGTGGGTGCGCTTGTGGTCAAGGACAAGATGATCATCAGCGACGGATATAACGGCACGCCAAGTGGTTTCGAGAATATGTGCGAGGACGAGAACGACATAACCAAGCCCTACGTGCTGCACGCTGAGGCCAATGCCATCACGAAGTTGGCACGGAGCGGCAACAACAGCGAAGGCTCTACGCTCTACGTTACGGCCTCTCCCTGCATAGAGTGTGCGAAACTCATCATACAGTCGGGAATAAAGCGCGTGGTGTATGCGGAGAAATACCGTCTCACGGACGGCATCGACCTGCTGAGACGCGCCAATATTGAGGTAGAATATTTAAATCTTGAAGACAATGAGTCAGAACAAGACTAA
- a CDS encoding DUF6452 family protein yields MIFRKQTIAFLLMATAVNLLFVACSEVNCPLNTTVYSQYAMKGDTLNDTLTVITLRPDSNDAVMVNRLVGARSFYLPMSYAHDADELLFLYTDTAGRRMLDTVTVMKTNQPHFESVDCPAAYFHTITGVSHTRNRIDSIVINNANVDYDETKQHLYIYFNSGN; encoded by the coding sequence ATGATTTTTCGCAAACAGACAATAGCCTTTTTACTGATGGCAACAGCCGTGAACCTTCTGTTCGTGGCTTGTTCGGAAGTGAATTGCCCGCTCAACACTACGGTGTATTCGCAATATGCTATGAAGGGCGACACGCTGAACGACACGCTCACCGTGATAACCTTGCGACCCGACAGCAACGATGCCGTGATGGTCAACAGGCTTGTGGGGGCGCGGAGCTTCTATCTGCCAATGAGCTATGCGCACGATGCCGACGAACTGCTCTTCCTTTACACGGACACGGCAGGCCGTCGGATGCTCGACACCGTTACCGTAATGAAGACAAATCAGCCCCATTTCGAGAGCGTGGACTGTCCGGCAGCCTATTTCCACACCATCACGGGCGTGAGCCACACGAGGAACCGCATCGATTCCATCGTTATCAACAATGCAAACGTAGACTATGATGAGACGAAACAGCATCTTTACATATATTTCAATTCCGGCAATTAG
- a CDS encoding FAD:protein FMN transferase — protein MVQKTKKKLLWQLPFLAALIIGTVFIVRQQRTMPYQHNEGTVFGTYYQITYQSDKDLHEEILAELQKVDNSLSTFNKESVISKINSNRNTKLDEMFVEVFDRGKQISEDTDGAFDMTVAPLVNLWGFGFKTDTMPTKAKVDSIRKFVGYEKVSLVGKAIRKTDPRVMIDCSAIAKGYGTDVVARFLRARDVRNFMVNIGGEMVVSGNSEKRVPWNIGIEKPVDDSVTVSNDCQTILNLTDKAMATSGNYRNFYYKDGRKYAHTIDPKTGYPVQHSLLSATVIAKDCATADAYATSFMVMGMEKAKALLEKHPDLMVYFIYSDDKGNLKEWYSPSLEKKIVR, from the coding sequence ATGGTTCAGAAAACTAAGAAAAAACTCCTCTGGCAGTTGCCCTTTCTCGCAGCACTGATTATAGGCACCGTCTTCATCGTGCGGCAGCAGCGCACTATGCCTTATCAGCACAACGAAGGCACCGTGTTCGGCACGTATTATCAGATTACGTATCAGAGCGACAAGGACCTTCACGAGGAGATTCTTGCCGAGTTGCAGAAGGTGGACAACTCGCTGTCTACCTTTAACAAAGAGTCCGTTATCTCGAAAATCAACAGCAACCGTAACACGAAACTCGACGAGATGTTCGTGGAAGTGTTCGACCGCGGAAAGCAGATTTCCGAAGACACCGACGGCGCATTCGATATGACCGTCGCACCATTGGTAAACCTCTGGGGCTTCGGCTTCAAGACCGACACGATGCCCACGAAGGCAAAGGTGGATAGCATCCGAAAGTTTGTGGGCTATGAGAAAGTCTCGCTCGTAGGGAAAGCCATCAGAAAGACCGACCCCCGCGTGATGATAGACTGCTCGGCAATAGCCAAGGGCTACGGAACGGACGTGGTGGCACGTTTCCTCCGCGCCCGCGACGTGCGGAACTTTATGGTGAACATCGGCGGCGAGATGGTTGTTTCGGGCAACAGCGAGAAGCGTGTGCCGTGGAATATCGGAATAGAGAAGCCCGTGGATGACAGCGTAACAGTGAGCAATGACTGCCAGACCATACTGAACCTGACCGACAAGGCGATGGCGACGAGCGGAAACTACCGCAACTTCTATTATAAGGACGGCAGGAAATACGCCCACACCATCGACCCGAAGACGGGCTATCCCGTGCAGCATTCGCTCCTTTCGGCCACCGTGATCGCGAAAGACTGCGCCACAGCCGACGCCTATGCCACATCGTTTATGGTAATGGGAATGGAAAAGGCGAAGGCATTGCTCGAGAAGCACCCCGACCTGATGGTGTATTTCATCTATTCAGACGACAAGGGCAACCTGAAAGAGTGGTACAGCCCCTCCTTGGAAAAGAAAATCGTGAGGTAA
- a CDS encoding M3 family metallopeptidase has protein sequence MTKDTLEEGKRVNPFFEPYDTPHETVPFDKITPADYEEAMLEGIRREDEQIEKTINDPEEPTFDNTLIREDEVEGRKHYYDLLSRVETVFFNMLSAETNDEMDALAQKMSPILTKHSNDVSLNPRLFERIRAVHEHHRELTPEESKLLEESYDGFVRSGALLDEAGKDKLRRISEEASMLSLQFSQNLLKENKAYTLHITDEKQLGGLPETVRESARSAARERGLEGWVFTLDAPSYGPFMMYSTQRNLREEMYMARNTMGIKANDENNLEVCRRLINLRREMAQLLGYDTYADFVMKYRMASNVQNVYNLLDSLIEAYKPTAVEELDELRSLAKEREGENFKLMPWDSAYYAHQLKLAKYDLDPEMLRPYFELNNVIKGVFGLATRLYGITFKENREIPVYHPDVKPYEVFDKDGSYLAVLYVDFFPRKGKRDGAWMTEYQGQRITREGENIRPHASLVMNFSKPTDEKPALLRLGEVETFLHEFGHSLHGMFANSRFESQSGTNVWWDFVELPSQFMENFAVEKDFLRTFAFHYETGDPMPDELIDKIIASRNFQAATACLRQVSFGLLDMAYYTQKDEFREDIIAFEKKAWEKAIVGNQLEGTCMTTQFSHIMAGGYAAGYYSYKWAEVLDADAFSLFRKNGIFDRATAQSFRDNVLSKGSTEHPMTLYKRFRGQEPTIDALLERNGIRKRESGKCEK, from the coding sequence ATGACAAAAGATACATTGGAAGAGGGAAAGCGCGTCAATCCCTTTTTTGAACCTTACGATACACCACACGAAACCGTACCTTTCGACAAGATAACGCCTGCCGACTACGAGGAGGCTATGCTCGAGGGAATCAGGCGTGAGGACGAGCAGATAGAGAAAACAATCAACGACCCGGAGGAACCTACATTCGACAACACGCTCATTCGGGAAGACGAGGTGGAAGGCCGCAAGCACTATTACGACCTGCTTTCGCGCGTGGAGACGGTTTTCTTCAATATGCTCAGTGCCGAAACCAACGACGAAATGGACGCTCTGGCGCAGAAAATGAGCCCCATCCTCACGAAGCACAGCAACGACGTGAGCCTGAACCCGAGGCTTTTCGAGCGCATCAGGGCGGTTCACGAGCACCATCGGGAGCTTACGCCCGAGGAAAGCAAGCTGCTCGAGGAAAGCTACGACGGCTTCGTGCGGAGCGGTGCGCTGCTCGATGAGGCAGGAAAGGACAAGCTGCGCAGGATTTCGGAAGAGGCAAGTATGCTCTCGCTGCAGTTCTCGCAGAACCTGCTGAAGGAAAACAAGGCCTATACGCTGCACATCACGGACGAGAAACAGCTCGGGGGACTGCCCGAAACCGTGCGTGAGAGTGCCCGTTCGGCAGCCCGGGAGCGCGGGCTGGAGGGCTGGGTGTTCACGCTCGACGCTCCGAGCTACGGTCCTTTTATGATGTACAGCACGCAGCGGAACCTGCGCGAGGAAATGTATATGGCACGCAACACGATGGGTATAAAGGCGAACGACGAGAACAACCTCGAGGTCTGCCGCCGCTTGATAAACCTGCGCCGCGAAATGGCGCAGCTTCTGGGCTACGACACCTATGCCGACTTCGTGATGAAATACCGTATGGCAAGCAATGTGCAGAACGTTTACAACCTGCTCGACAGTCTCATCGAGGCCTATAAGCCTACGGCTGTGGAGGAACTCGACGAACTGCGCTCGCTGGCGAAGGAGCGCGAGGGCGAAAACTTCAAACTGATGCCGTGGGATTCGGCATATTATGCTCATCAGTTGAAGTTGGCAAAATACGACCTCGACCCCGAAATGCTCCGTCCTTATTTCGAGCTGAACAATGTAATCAAGGGTGTCTTCGGTCTGGCTACCCGTCTCTATGGCATCACTTTCAAGGAAAACAGGGAGATTCCGGTGTACCATCCCGATGTGAAGCCTTACGAGGTGTTCGACAAGGACGGCTCTTATCTCGCCGTGCTCTACGTGGATTTCTTCCCCCGCAAGGGCAAGCGCGACGGTGCTTGGATGACGGAATATCAGGGACAGCGCATCACACGCGAGGGCGAGAACATACGTCCGCACGCCTCTCTGGTAATGAATTTCTCCAAACCTACCGACGAAAAGCCCGCATTGCTCCGTCTGGGCGAGGTGGAAACCTTTCTGCACGAGTTCGGGCATTCGCTCCACGGTATGTTTGCCAACAGCCGTTTTGAAAGCCAGTCGGGCACAAACGTATGGTGGGACTTCGTGGAACTGCCGTCGCAGTTTATGGAAAACTTCGCCGTGGAGAAAGACTTCCTCCGCACCTTCGCCTTCCATTACGAGACCGGCGATCCGATGCCCGACGAACTGATTGACAAAATCATTGCAAGCCGGAACTTTCAGGCTGCAACGGCTTGTCTCCGACAGGTAAGTTTCGGACTTTTGGATATGGCTTACTACACGCAGAAGGACGAATTTAGGGAAGATATCATCGCTTTCGAGAAAAAGGCGTGGGAAAAGGCCATCGTCGGCAATCAGCTTGAGGGCACTTGTATGACCACGCAGTTCTCCCACATTATGGCAGGTGGCTATGCCGCCGGCTATTACAGCTACAAATGGGCGGAGGTGCTCGATGCCGATGCGTTCAGCTTGTTCAGGAAGAACGGCATCTTCGACCGTGCAACTGCCCAGAGTTTCCGCGACAACGTGCTTTCAAAGGGCAGCACCGAGCATCCGATGACACTCTACAAGCGTTTCCGCGGACAGGAACCTACCATCGACGCACTGCTCGAACGGAACGGAATAAGGAAGAGGGAAAGTGGGAAATGTGAAAAGTGA
- a CDS encoding glycosyltransferase family 2 protein encodes MDISVIVPLYNEDESLPELHAWIRRVMKVNHFTYEIIFVNDGSTDESWDVIERLSREDENVRGIKFRRNYGKSPALFCGFKAAKGDVVITMDADLQDSPDEIPALYKMITEEDYDLVSGYKQKRYDPLTKTIPTKLFNATARAISGVKNLHDFNCGLKAYRRDVVKNIEVYGEMHRYIPYLAKEAGFGKIGEKVVHHQARKYGSTKFGINRFFNGYLDLLTLWFLTNFGKKPMHVFGLLGSFVFFIGFIALTWLLGEKVIDLCNGVYGDLLSDHASFYIALTAMLLGTQLFLAGFIGDLISRSSAGRNEYQIEKMLNVES; translated from the coding sequence ATGGACATTTCTGTAATAGTGCCTCTCTACAATGAGGACGAAAGTCTGCCCGAACTCCACGCTTGGATTCGCAGGGTAATGAAGGTTAATCACTTCACGTATGAGATTATCTTCGTGAACGACGGCTCTACGGACGAGAGTTGGGACGTGATAGAACGCCTTAGCCGTGAGGACGAGAACGTGCGCGGCATAAAGTTCCGCCGCAATTACGGCAAGAGCCCGGCTCTCTTCTGTGGTTTCAAGGCTGCGAAGGGCGACGTGGTCATCACGATGGATGCCGACCTGCAGGATTCCCCCGATGAGATTCCGGCACTCTACAAGATGATCACCGAGGAGGACTACGACCTCGTGAGCGGCTACAAGCAGAAACGCTACGACCCTCTGACGAAGACCATTCCCACAAAACTCTTCAACGCCACGGCGCGAGCCATCAGCGGCGTGAAAAACCTGCACGACTTCAACTGCGGGCTGAAGGCTTACAGGCGGGATGTGGTAAAGAACATCGAGGTCTACGGCGAAATGCACCGCTATATTCCGTACTTGGCCAAGGAAGCCGGCTTCGGCAAAATCGGCGAGAAGGTGGTTCATCATCAGGCGCGCAAGTACGGCAGCACGAAATTCGGTATCAACCGGTTCTTCAACGGCTATCTGGACCTGCTCACGCTGTGGTTCCTTACCAATTTCGGCAAGAAACCGATGCACGTGTTCGGTCTGCTCGGCAGTTTCGTGTTCTTCATCGGTTTCATTGCGCTGACGTGGCTGCTCGGCGAAAAGGTCATCGACCTCTGCAACGGCGTCTACGGCGACCTGCTCTCCGACCACGCGTCGTTCTACATCGCCCTCACGGCAATGCTGCTCGGCACGCAGCTCTTCCTTGCCGGCTTCATCGGCGACCTTATCAGCCGCAGCAGCGCGGGCAGAAACGAGTATCAGATTGAAAAGATGCTGAACGTGGAGAGCTAA
- a CDS encoding DUF6048 family protein gives MMRRNSIFTYISIPAISLLSLLPSTADAQRRKPVQAAEKDTTPLFRGISVGTELIGPIQTMLSGYGQYEGMVQINLKDRFFPVVEIGMGKADKQDDITGISYKTSAPYGRIGCDFNVAKDKHDIYRVLVGARVAYTSFKYDISSPGVSDPVWGTKTDYSAANVAGNCLWAELVGGVNAKIWGPLHLGWTVRYKTRIHNKDGEIGAPWYVPGFGRGGSSRIGATFNVSVAF, from the coding sequence ATGATGAGACGAAACAGCATCTTTACATATATTTCAATTCCGGCAATTAGCCTCCTTTCGCTGCTCCCCTCCACGGCTGACGCACAACGGAGAAAGCCTGTTCAGGCTGCCGAGAAAGACACGACACCTCTTTTCCGGGGCATTTCCGTCGGGACGGAACTCATCGGACCGATACAGACGATGCTGAGCGGCTACGGACAATACGAAGGAATGGTGCAGATAAACCTCAAGGACAGATTCTTTCCGGTGGTTGAAATCGGTATGGGAAAGGCCGACAAGCAAGACGACATTACGGGAATCAGCTACAAGACCAGTGCCCCTTACGGCCGAATAGGCTGCGATTTCAATGTAGCGAAAGACAAGCACGACATCTATCGTGTGCTCGTAGGTGCCCGTGTGGCGTACACCTCTTTTAAATACGACATATCAAGCCCCGGTGTTTCAGACCCCGTGTGGGGGACGAAGACGGACTATTCTGCCGCAAACGTAGCCGGAAACTGCCTCTGGGCAGAACTGGTGGGCGGCGTGAATGCGAAAATCTGGGGACCGCTCCACCTCGGATGGACGGTAAGATACAAGACAAGGATTCACAACAAGGACGGTGAGATAGGTGCGCCGTGGTATGTTCCGGGCTTCGGACGTGGAGGCTCGTCGCGAATAGGCGCAACCTTCAACGTCAGCGTGGCATTTTGA
- a CDS encoding DUF4199 domain-containing protein: protein MNYDEIKQLRTYARYDGVYLGIIWMASFACFLAITWQGMLLMCSLLLMLYSPFFVASRLKSFRNEALGGVISFKRALFYCIRVFFNGSFLFAMMQWVYMRFIDNGKLLNMVSSVINVPENDQLFKAMGLNRGEYLQVLALMFEPFAFAASSFIRGCLFGTILSFIIAAILARTINTKQQYS from the coding sequence ATGAATTACGACGAGATAAAGCAATTACGCACCTACGCCCGATACGACGGCGTGTATTTGGGAATCATCTGGATGGCGAGTTTCGCTTGTTTCCTGGCGATTACGTGGCAGGGTATGCTGCTGATGTGCAGTCTTCTCCTGATGCTCTACTCCCCATTCTTCGTCGCCTCACGGCTGAAGAGTTTCAGAAACGAGGCTCTGGGTGGCGTCATTTCGTTCAAGAGGGCATTGTTCTATTGCATAAGAGTCTTCTTCAACGGCTCATTTTTGTTTGCAATGATGCAGTGGGTGTATATGAGATTCATCGACAACGGGAAACTGCTGAATATGGTTTCCTCGGTCATTAACGTGCCCGAAAACGACCAGTTGTTCAAGGCGATGGGCTTGAACCGCGGGGAATATCTTCAGGTTCTGGCATTAATGTTCGAGCCGTTCGCCTTTGCCGCGTCCAGTTTTATCCGAGGGTGCCTCTTCGGAACCATTCTCAGCTTCATAATAGCAGCCATACTGGCGCGCACGATTAATACAAAACAACAATATTCATAA
- a CDS encoding Crp/Fnr family transcriptional regulator, translating to MLQIYDKLLELPLFIGIGSGDLSEIVDTTKFDFHKLERGTALVKDNDKCSVLYFLMDGRMEVESRADDNSYSIEEEVAAPAVIQPERLFGLMHYHSKTYTAKTNCNLLSIDKNEVLKLSDNYLIFRLNFFNIISTQAQRGSRVPWQRQPEGIREKFFGFLKMRCITPAGPKTVHIKMQDLANEIHESRLNVSRMLNGLQTEGLITLARSLIHIPLLEKLR from the coding sequence ATGCTGCAAATCTATGATAAGCTACTCGAACTGCCGCTGTTCATTGGCATCGGCAGCGGGGATCTGTCGGAAATCGTGGACACCACGAAGTTCGATTTCCATAAGTTGGAAAGGGGAACGGCGTTGGTAAAGGATAATGACAAATGCAGCGTGCTTTATTTCCTGATGGACGGACGGATGGAGGTGGAGAGCCGAGCCGACGACAACAGCTATTCCATCGAGGAGGAAGTGGCCGCACCTGCCGTGATTCAGCCCGAAAGGCTCTTCGGACTGATGCACTATCACTCCAAGACCTACACGGCGAAGACGAACTGCAACCTGCTTTCGATAGACAAGAATGAGGTGCTGAAACTTTCTGACAATTATCTCATCTTCCGGCTGAACTTCTTCAACATCATTTCCACTCAGGCGCAGCGCGGCAGCCGTGTGCCGTGGCAGCGGCAGCCGGAGGGTATCAGGGAGAAGTTCTTCGGTTTCCTGAAGATGCGCTGCATCACTCCTGCCGGACCGAAAACGGTTCATATAAAGATGCAGGACTTAGCCAATGAGATACACGAAAGCCGGCTGAACGTGTCGAGGATGCTCAACGGTTTGCAGACCGAGGGACTGATAACGCTCGCACGCAGTCTGATCCATATCCCGTTATTAGAAAAATTGCGTTAA